In Spirochaeta thermophila DSM 6578, the following proteins share a genomic window:
- a CDS encoding ABC transporter ATP-binding protein: MDYVVEMMDIVKDFPGIRANDHVTLRVREGTIHALLGENGAGKSTLMNILFGLHHPDSGVIRVRGREVKVSNPNVATSLGIGMVHQHFKLVHNFTVADNIVMGSEPRRGPFLDIETARQKVARISREYGLEVDPDARIEDLSVGTQQRVEILKMLYRDARILIFDEPTAVLTPQEIEELMEIMRKLAGSGKTIILITHKLKEIKEVADECSVLRRGRLVATFPVSDVSEEEMAELMVGREVSFKVEKDAPRPGAPALEIREISVRNERGILAVEGLSLTVREGEILGLCGVDGNGQRELLYALAGLLPVESGRILLAGKDITREPTRRKLDAGLGFVPEDRQRHGLVLEFSVGENLVIHDYGRPPFSRYGILRYETIYEHAETLMSQFDVRAARGARTSAGELSGGNQQKAIIAREVHRSPRVLVVAQPTRGLDVGAIEYIHRRIVEERDKGRAILLISFDLDEILDLSDRIAVIYRGKIVAEVDAGETDENELGLLMAGSTAKGESA; encoded by the coding sequence GTGGACTATGTCGTGGAGATGATGGATATCGTGAAGGACTTCCCCGGTATCAGGGCCAACGACCATGTGACCTTACGGGTCCGTGAGGGGACGATCCACGCCCTCCTGGGGGAGAACGGAGCGGGCAAGTCGACGCTCATGAACATCCTCTTCGGGCTCCACCATCCGGATTCCGGCGTCATCCGGGTGCGGGGCCGGGAAGTGAAGGTTTCGAATCCCAATGTGGCCACCTCGCTGGGCATCGGGATGGTGCATCAGCACTTCAAGCTCGTGCACAACTTCACGGTGGCGGATAACATCGTCATGGGAAGCGAGCCCCGGAGGGGGCCCTTCCTCGACATAGAGACCGCCCGCCAGAAGGTGGCCCGCATCTCCCGGGAGTACGGCCTGGAGGTGGATCCGGACGCCCGGATAGAAGACCTCTCGGTGGGGACTCAGCAGCGTGTGGAGATCCTCAAGATGCTCTACCGGGACGCCCGGATCCTCATCTTCGACGAACCCACCGCGGTGCTCACCCCCCAGGAGATAGAGGAACTCATGGAGATCATGCGGAAGCTCGCCGGGAGCGGCAAGACGATCATCCTCATCACCCACAAACTCAAGGAGATCAAGGAGGTGGCGGACGAATGCTCCGTGCTCCGACGGGGCAGGCTCGTAGCCACCTTTCCCGTCTCCGACGTCTCGGAAGAGGAGATGGCCGAACTCATGGTGGGGAGGGAGGTGAGTTTCAAGGTGGAGAAGGACGCCCCTCGGCCGGGAGCACCTGCTCTCGAGATTCGAGAGATCTCTGTCCGGAACGAACGGGGAATCCTCGCGGTCGAAGGGCTCTCCCTCACCGTGCGGGAGGGCGAGATCCTCGGGCTCTGCGGAGTCGACGGCAATGGGCAACGGGAACTCCTCTACGCCCTCGCCGGGCTCCTTCCGGTGGAGTCGGGTCGTATCCTCCTCGCCGGAAAGGATATCACCCGTGAGCCTACGAGACGGAAACTGGATGCGGGCCTCGGCTTCGTTCCCGAGGACCGCCAGCGGCATGGGCTCGTCCTGGAGTTCTCGGTGGGGGAGAACCTGGTGATACACGACTACGGGCGGCCTCCTTTCTCCCGGTATGGTATCCTCCGGTACGAGACGATCTACGAACATGCCGAGACCCTCATGTCACAGTTCGACGTGCGGGCGGCCCGGGGCGCGAGAACTTCCGCCGGCGAACTCTCCGGTGGAAACCAGCAGAAGGCCATCATCGCCCGCGAGGTGCACAGGTCGCCCCGCGTGCTCGTGGTGGCCCAGCCCACCCGGGGGCTGGATGTGGGGGCGATCGAGTACATACACAGGAGGATCGTGGAGGAACGGGACAAGGGGAGGGCGATCCTCCTCATCTCGTTCGACCTCGACGAGATACTCGATCTGTCCGATCGGATCGCCGTGATCTACAGGGGGAAGATCGTGGC
- a CDS encoding BMP family lipoprotein — protein sequence MRRSGLIFLIMAVLLVFFPACGQKKEVKTEEQSFRVGLVTDVGGIDDRSFNQGTWEGIVRFGKEMGLEEGVGYKYLQSSQEADYVPNLATFADEGLDLIVAPGFLFQNAVAEVAKQYPDRKFLVIDTVVEAPNVVSAVFAEHEGSFLVGVAAGLKAKQDGKNVVGFLGGMQFPLIEKFQAGFEAGVKAVYPECTVLVDYAGDFAAPDKGQAIAQKQFNAGAYIIFHAAGGTGNGMIKEAKERSQKGDIRWAIGVDKDQYQDGIYGEGTSAVLTSMVKRVDVAAYTVAKMTMEGNFPGGQTLAFSLKNDGVGLPAENPNLSPEILAVVEEYAKKIASGELVVPDTPKK from the coding sequence ATGAGACGTTCAGGGCTTATTTTTCTTATTATGGCGGTGCTCCTGGTCTTCTTCCCTGCGTGCGGGCAGAAGAAAGAGGTGAAGACCGAGGAGCAGAGCTTCAGAGTGGGACTCGTGACCGACGTGGGAGGGATCGACGACAGATCCTTCAACCAGGGCACCTGGGAGGGGATCGTACGCTTCGGTAAGGAGATGGGCCTCGAGGAAGGGGTGGGGTACAAGTACCTCCAGTCCTCGCAGGAGGCCGACTACGTACCCAACCTCGCCACGTTCGCCGACGAGGGGCTGGACCTCATCGTGGCGCCGGGCTTCCTCTTCCAGAACGCCGTGGCCGAGGTGGCGAAACAGTATCCCGACCGCAAGTTCCTGGTCATCGACACCGTGGTCGAGGCTCCCAATGTGGTATCGGCCGTGTTCGCGGAACACGAAGGCTCCTTCCTCGTGGGTGTCGCCGCGGGCCTCAAGGCCAAGCAGGACGGCAAGAACGTGGTCGGTTTCCTCGGCGGGATGCAGTTCCCGCTCATCGAGAAGTTCCAGGCCGGATTCGAGGCCGGGGTGAAGGCCGTGTACCCGGAGTGCACCGTACTGGTGGACTATGCGGGAGACTTCGCCGCACCTGACAAGGGGCAGGCCATCGCCCAGAAACAGTTCAATGCAGGCGCGTACATCATCTTCCACGCGGCCGGCGGAACCGGTAATGGCATGATCAAGGAGGCCAAGGAGCGTTCCCAGAAGGGCGACATCCGCTGGGCGATCGGCGTGGACAAGGACCAGTACCAGGACGGCATCTACGGCGAGGGCACATCGGCCGTGCTCACCTCCATGGTGAAGCGGGTGGACGTGGCCGCCTACACCGTGGCGAAGATGACCATGGAGGGGAACTTCCCCGGTGGTCAGACGCTGGCCTTTTCGTTGAAGAACGACGGTGTGGGGCTGCCTGCGGAGAATCCCAACCTCTCTCCGGAGATCCTCGCGGTGGTGGAGGAGTACGCGAAGAAGATCGCGAGCGGAGAACTCGTGGTTCCCGACACCCCCAAGAAATGA
- the deoC gene encoding deoxyribose-phosphate aldolase, translated as MAEQWTKVTLAKMIDHTLLKPTATRAQIEALCDEAVRYGFASVCVNSWWVPLAAKRLSGSGVMVCTVVGFPLGAASTEAKAYEAARAVVQGAREVDMVINLGLLKGGEYDLVREDIRAVVDAAAEAHVKVIIEACYLSDEEKRRACLLAAEAGAHFVKTSTGFGPSGATVEDVRLMREVVGESLGVKAAGGIRSLETALAMIEAGASRLGTSSGVSIVAELE; from the coding sequence ATGGCGGAACAATGGACGAAGGTGACCCTGGCGAAGATGATCGATCACACCCTCCTCAAACCCACGGCCACGAGGGCCCAGATAGAGGCCCTCTGCGACGAGGCCGTGAGGTATGGATTCGCATCGGTGTGTGTGAACTCCTGGTGGGTGCCTCTCGCGGCGAAGCGCCTCTCCGGGTCGGGCGTGATGGTGTGTACGGTGGTGGGATTCCCTTTGGGGGCGGCGAGTACCGAGGCCAAGGCGTACGAGGCCGCTCGGGCGGTGGTACAGGGGGCGAGGGAGGTGGACATGGTGATCAACCTCGGTCTTCTCAAGGGTGGGGAGTACGACCTCGTGAGGGAGGATATCCGGGCGGTGGTGGATGCAGCCGCCGAGGCCCATGTGAAGGTGATCATAGAGGCGTGCTACCTTTCCGACGAGGAGAAGCGCAGGGCTTGTCTCCTCGCGGCGGAGGCAGGGGCGCACTTCGTGAAGACCTCCACGGGGTTCGGTCCCTCGGGCGCCACGGTGGAGGACGTGCGGCTCATGAGGGAGGTGGTGGGAGAGAGCCTGGGGGTCAAGGCGGCGGGGGGTATCCGCTCGCTCGAGACGGCCCTCGCCATGATCGAGGCAGGGGCCTCCCGGTTGGGTACCTCCTCGGGGGTCTCGATAGTGGCCGAGCTGGAATGA
- a CDS encoding GNAT family N-acetyltransferase yields the protein MNDLRLTGTVPLTTERLLLRRFTLEDAPAVYETWARDPEVTRFLTWSPHASVEKTRSFLEEAVRGYERDDQLLWAIVLKEPGSLIGSIGARVERAHRRAEIGYCLGRAFWNRGYMTEALREVVRFLFDEVGVVRVQALHFVGNPASGRVMEKAGMRYEGTLRSYLIKDDSAVDVLMYAIVRDARTGT from the coding sequence ATGAACGACCTTCGTCTTACCGGTACCGTCCCCCTTACGACCGAGCGGCTCCTGCTCCGGCGGTTCACCCTTGAGGATGCGCCCGCTGTGTACGAGACGTGGGCGCGCGACCCCGAGGTGACCCGATTCCTCACCTGGAGTCCACATGCATCGGTGGAGAAGACCCGGTCGTTTCTCGAGGAGGCCGTCCGCGGCTACGAGAGGGATGATCAGCTCTTGTGGGCCATCGTCCTCAAGGAGCCGGGGAGCCTCATCGGTAGCATCGGTGCCCGTGTGGAACGTGCCCACCGACGGGCCGAGATCGGGTACTGTCTCGGGAGGGCCTTCTGGAACCGGGGGTATATGACCGAAGCCCTGAGGGAGGTGGTGAGGTTCCTCTTCGACGAGGTGGGCGTGGTGAGGGTGCAGGCCCTCCACTTCGTGGGGAATCCTGCCTCCGGGCGGGTCATGGAGAAGGCGGGGATGCGCTACGAGGGCACCCTCAGGAGCTACCTCATCAAGGATGACAGCGCGGTGGACGTCCTCATGTATGCGATCGTGAGGGATGCGCGCACTGGCACCTGA
- a CDS encoding MBL fold metallo-hydrolase, whose product MPLRSFSYKSTHYYLVEGEKGLLAFDVGWPGTIRSYIDGLKSLGFTLSDLSCFMVSHFHIDHAGIAGELQSRGIPFLVFPSQEEAIAGFESFMARKGMAFTPIDLEALERVPFEESRWILATWGIGGEVLPTPVHSADSVSLLLDGGEVAVGDMPPAHQLAEEEGRAVWRLVGERGGRRAFPAHGRPFPVEERP is encoded by the coding sequence ATGCCGTTGCGTTCGTTCTCCTACAAGAGCACCCACTACTATCTGGTGGAGGGGGAGAAGGGGCTCCTCGCCTTTGACGTGGGGTGGCCGGGTACGATACGTTCCTACATCGATGGCCTCAAGTCGCTTGGGTTCACCCTCTCCGATCTCTCCTGTTTCATGGTATCCCATTTCCACATCGACCATGCGGGTATCGCGGGGGAACTCCAGTCTCGAGGGATCCCCTTCCTCGTCTTCCCCTCTCAAGAGGAGGCGATCGCCGGGTTCGAGTCCTTCATGGCCCGCAAGGGGATGGCCTTCACCCCCATAGACCTGGAAGCCCTCGAGCGCGTACCCTTCGAGGAGTCCCGGTGGATCCTCGCTACGTGGGGGATCGGAGGAGAGGTGCTCCCTACCCCGGTACACTCGGCGGACAGCGTGAGTCTCCTCCTCGACGGTGGAGAGGTGGCGGTGGGCGACATGCCGCCTGCGCACCAGCTCGCAGAGGAGGAGGGACGGGCGGTGTGGCGCCTCGTAGGTGAGAGGGGTGGGCGCAGGGCCTTTCCCGCGCACGGACGTCCGTTTCCCGTGGAGGAGCGCCCATGA
- a CDS encoding tetratricopeptide repeat protein, with translation MGKWPVIRQVSLLGVLISLVIMVGLILLFRWIHPEGYLFDALLVYWGLHLIVRSGFAYHHRRGIRFYRKGDFENAISCFERSYCYFTRYRFLDRFRYLFLLSLSAMSYREMALLNWAFCLAQVGEREKAIEKYKDCLREYPHNRVARASLTMMGVTPEEDVREGTAHA, from the coding sequence ATGGGTAAATGGCCGGTGATCCGTCAGGTATCCCTTCTCGGTGTCCTGATCTCATTGGTCATCATGGTGGGCCTCATCCTCCTCTTCCGGTGGATCCATCCTGAGGGCTATCTCTTTGACGCGCTCCTTGTCTATTGGGGATTGCATCTCATTGTGCGCTCCGGTTTCGCGTACCACCACAGGAGGGGTATTCGTTTCTACCGGAAAGGGGATTTCGAAAACGCCATCTCCTGTTTCGAGAGGAGCTATTGCTACTTCACACGGTACAGATTCCTCGACAGGTTCCGATATCTCTTTCTGCTGAGTCTCTCGGCGATGTCCTACAGGGAGATGGCCTTGCTCAATTGGGCCTTTTGTCTCGCTCAGGTGGGGGAGAGGGAGAAGGCGATCGAGAAGTACAAAGACTGTCTTCGGGAGTATCCTCACAACCGGGTCGCACGTGCTTCCCTCACCATGATGGGAGTGACTCCTGAAGAGGATGTCAGGGAAGGGACTGCACATGCTTGA
- a CDS encoding SDR family oxidoreductase has translation MRIGITGAAGHLGRLVARFVLEQVPSREVRLITRRPEALEGFQEKGVEVVKADFDRPETLEEAFRGVERLLVISTDAIGRRVTQHRHAAEAAKRAGVGLLVYTSSVNNDREFPRFMGEHRATEAILRELGIPHAVLRNNLYAEFISGLMAQVGEDGVLELPADGGKVAWVAREDCARAAAAVLLGEGHGGKVYDITGPVPLGFEEVAGLLGEVLDRRVVYRPVEPAVFRERMAAAGAPGPLVDLMEDLYRGIASGSFDVVSDDVARLVGRPPLPAREVVLRGV, from the coding sequence ATGCGTATAGGAATCACCGGGGCTGCGGGTCACCTCGGTCGACTGGTGGCCCGGTTCGTGCTGGAGCAGGTGCCTTCCCGAGAAGTGCGTCTCATCACCAGAAGGCCTGAGGCCTTGGAGGGGTTTCAGGAGAAGGGGGTGGAAGTGGTGAAGGCCGATTTCGATCGTCCGGAGACCCTGGAAGAGGCCTTCAGGGGGGTCGAGCGGCTCCTCGTGATAAGCACCGATGCCATAGGCCGTCGGGTGACGCAGCATCGGCATGCGGCCGAGGCGGCGAAGCGGGCCGGGGTGGGGCTCCTCGTGTACACCTCGTCGGTGAACAACGATCGGGAGTTTCCCCGTTTCATGGGCGAACACAGGGCCACCGAGGCGATCCTCAGGGAGCTCGGGATTCCCCACGCCGTACTCCGGAACAATCTGTACGCCGAGTTCATCTCGGGGCTCATGGCTCAGGTGGGCGAGGATGGGGTGCTCGAGCTGCCCGCCGACGGGGGCAAGGTGGCGTGGGTGGCAAGGGAGGACTGCGCGAGGGCTGCGGCTGCGGTGCTCTTAGGAGAGGGGCACGGGGGAAAGGTCTACGATATCACCGGTCCTGTCCCGCTCGGGTTCGAGGAGGTGGCGGGGCTCCTGGGTGAGGTGCTGGACAGGAGGGTGGTCTACCGGCCGGTGGAGCCGGCGGTCTTCCGGGAGCGGATGGCGGCCGCCGGGGCCCCAGGCCCGCTCGTGGATCTGATGGAGGACCTCTACCGGGGGATCGCCTCGGGGAGCTTCGACGTGGTCTCCGATGACGTGGCGCGGCTCGTAGGGAGGCCGCCGCTCCCCGCACGGGAGGTGGTGCTCAGGGGGGTGTAG
- a CDS encoding D-alanyl-D-alanine carboxypeptidase family protein: MRIRAFLLLLAATLLPAAPPPLSAPSAFLLEPTTRTVLYEKQADLPHPAASLTKLVTAYLALQAVEDGLLQEDALLPVPSALARIPFPPDASLAGLAPGTTLTPAQLLSLTLIYSANDAAYALALLLAPDIPAFASRMNRLVHAMGYTHLFFEEPSGLSPRNTITAREIALFAADYLDRFPSAPARYHAPRALTVGGRTYLNRNTLLGRYPGLEGLKTGYLEESGFHIVAYARRGPTSLIAVLLGIQAPGYWEGMQERDRQAAALLDYGFDTYLTTEPPLTGIRPVRIWGGTHSTLTPRPARPLRVTLARTDLPRLSVEVEQVSERWAPLHPGERLGTVRLLLDGTVLAESSLIAPQHVPRAPFFPFLADLLSWIWHHLLAILGYAT; this comes from the coding sequence GTGCGCATCCGTGCCTTCCTCCTCCTGCTCGCCGCCACCCTCCTCCCCGCCGCCCCGCCCCCGCTCTCCGCGCCCTCCGCCTTCCTCCTGGAACCGACCACCCGTACCGTGCTCTACGAAAAGCAGGCCGATCTCCCGCATCCGGCAGCCTCACTCACCAAGCTCGTCACCGCCTACCTTGCCCTCCAGGCCGTGGAGGACGGCCTCCTCCAGGAGGATGCCCTGCTCCCCGTGCCCTCCGCCCTTGCCCGCATCCCCTTCCCCCCCGACGCCTCGCTCGCAGGCCTTGCCCCCGGCACCACCCTCACCCCTGCCCAGCTCCTCTCCCTGACCCTCATCTACTCGGCCAACGACGCCGCCTATGCCCTCGCCCTCCTCCTCGCCCCCGACATCCCCGCCTTTGCCTCCCGCATGAACCGGCTCGTCCACGCCATGGGCTACACCCACCTCTTTTTCGAGGAACCCTCGGGCCTCTCGCCCCGCAACACCATCACCGCCCGCGAGATCGCCCTCTTCGCTGCCGACTACCTCGACCGCTTCCCCTCTGCCCCGGCCCGCTACCACGCTCCCCGCGCCCTCACCGTAGGAGGACGCACCTACCTCAACCGCAACACCCTCCTGGGCCGCTATCCCGGCCTCGAGGGCCTCAAGACAGGCTACCTCGAGGAATCGGGCTTCCACATCGTGGCCTATGCCCGACGCGGCCCCACCAGCCTCATCGCCGTCCTCCTCGGCATCCAGGCCCCCGGCTATTGGGAAGGCATGCAGGAACGCGACCGCCAGGCCGCCGCCCTCCTCGACTACGGCTTCGACACCTACCTCACCACCGAGCCCCCCCTCACCGGGATCCGGCCCGTCCGCATCTGGGGCGGCACCCACTCCACCCTCACCCCCCGCCCCGCCCGACCCCTTCGCGTCACCCTCGCCAGGACCGACCTTCCCCGCCTCTCCGTAGAGGTGGAGCAGGTCTCGGAGCGCTGGGCCCCCCTTCACCCCGGCGAGCGACTCGGCACCGTCCGCCTACTGTTGGACGGCACCGTGCTCGCGGAATCCAGCCTCATCGCCCCTCAGCACGTCCCCCGCGCCCCCTTCTTCCCCTTCCTCGCCGACCTCCTCTCCTGGATCTGGCACCACCTCCTCGCGATCCTGGGGTATGCCACCTGA
- a CDS encoding NAD(P)/FAD-dependent oxidoreductase yields the protein MKHYDVVIVGSGPAGLGAAFFLLKHAPEMKILILEKESISTGGLRNDCKMNFTYPIGFPEDLWDRETAEAHLAEVEAVLRPQCMPVANIETYRKRAEKLGVVLLEIRQAHLGTDGGIKLIKRLVAELTDRGVEFSFGEEMVDVDPERKVVITDRGQYSYDHLIVAPGRKGFRFLQELMDRLGVAYVDHVVDIGLRLEMKEEHYPIVRDYYDPKFLFPDKVRTFCTNSRRAYVVQERYTARDGSTYYSVNGHAYSRAARENGLVNFALLRTITLTEPLASGQLYAEMLGQQAVLLGGGRPLMQRVGDFRLGKRSRPETFNEDLYDFPPTLPTCTPGDISLAMPAKILRSIWRAMKMLDTICPGVLHPSTIMYYPEIKLYANRPTFMDDYFQVRAGIYLIGDGAGTSRGITAAWASGIRAARSILAATGRTPTL from the coding sequence ATGAAACACTACGACGTGGTCATCGTAGGCTCTGGCCCTGCCGGCCTGGGAGCTGCCTTCTTCCTTTTGAAACACGCCCCCGAGATGAAGATCCTCATCCTCGAGAAGGAGTCCATCTCCACAGGAGGCCTCAGGAACGACTGCAAGATGAACTTCACCTACCCCATAGGCTTCCCTGAGGACCTGTGGGACAGGGAGACGGCCGAGGCACACCTTGCCGAGGTGGAGGCCGTGCTCAGGCCTCAGTGCATGCCTGTGGCCAACATAGAGACCTACCGGAAGCGCGCCGAGAAGCTCGGCGTGGTGCTCCTTGAGATACGGCAGGCCCACCTCGGTACCGACGGCGGCATCAAACTCATCAAGCGGCTCGTGGCAGAGCTCACCGACAGGGGGGTGGAGTTCTCCTTTGGCGAAGAGATGGTGGATGTGGACCCTGAGCGAAAGGTGGTGATCACCGACCGGGGTCAGTACTCCTACGATCACCTCATCGTGGCGCCGGGGAGGAAGGGGTTCAGGTTCCTCCAGGAGCTCATGGATCGGCTCGGTGTGGCCTACGTGGATCACGTGGTGGATATCGGGCTCAGGCTCGAGATGAAGGAGGAACACTATCCCATCGTGAGGGACTACTACGACCCCAAGTTCCTCTTCCCGGACAAGGTCCGCACGTTCTGCACGAACTCCCGCAGGGCCTACGTGGTTCAGGAGCGCTACACCGCCCGCGACGGAAGCACGTACTACAGCGTGAACGGCCATGCCTACAGCAGGGCGGCCCGGGAGAACGGGCTCGTGAACTTCGCCCTCCTCAGGACCATCACCCTCACCGAACCACTCGCGAGCGGCCAGCTCTACGCCGAGATGCTCGGCCAGCAGGCCGTACTCCTGGGTGGGGGAAGACCCCTCATGCAACGCGTGGGGGACTTCAGGCTGGGAAAACGATCGAGGCCAGAGACCTTCAACGAAGACCTCTACGATTTTCCTCCCACACTCCCCACGTGTACCCCAGGCGATATCAGCCTCGCCATGCCGGCAAAGATCCTCCGGAGCATCTGGAGGGCCATGAAGATGCTCGACACCATCTGCCCCGGGGTACTCCATCCGAGCACCATCATGTACTACCCCGAGATCAAGCTGTATGCCAACCGTCCCACCTTTATGGACGACTACTTCCAGGTGAGGGCGGGCATCTACCTCATAGGAGACGGAGCCGGCACGAGCAGGGGGATCACCGCGGCCTGGGCGAGCGGCATCCGCGCCGCCCGCAGCATCCTCGCCGCCACGGGCCGGACTCCCACCCTCTAG
- a CDS encoding HEAT repeat domain-containing protein has protein sequence MDHREHPGEGHGSDTLLFQSHLRYPFSFNSEAEEREVEKEFLTFWKMIAERYKEYPEDLYFELANEPHDPLTPQVWNEYVRKAITLIRNTGGGNANRIVVVPVPIRIHTYISLDLSTGRAWDHVSGIKELILPAPEEDPHLMISFHYYDPGAFTFQGEAYTPDLARTTQKQIGNTWDNTERQKRLIQRDFDFIMQWAREMRRPVILGEFGVTGYADVESRRKWISCVREEAEKRGMVWIFWGFSDFGSFGFLYNQRYRYWNRELLTALIPSTSVHVPSESEIDSLISQLEDPEWMVRKEAALILMSLGPGAHVAVPTLTRSLEDEAWQVRKAVADALTTIRAASPGVIEALIERLHEEEWQVCEAAARALGALGSGASSAVPALMEALTDEEWQVCAAVSALGRMEDEARSAVPLLLELLYHEEWLVRREAVQALARIAPDDPEVMNALNRMIRDPEPYVSTADLLASGKRERPYVLDESHPGKP, from the coding sequence CTGGATCATCGAGAACATCCTGGCGAGGGACATGGTAGCGATACTCTCCTATTTCAGTCTCATCTCCGATACCCATTTTCTTTCAACTCGGAAGCAGAGGAAAGAGAGGTGGAAAAGGAATTCCTCACCTTCTGGAAAATGATCGCAGAGAGATACAAGGAGTATCCGGAGGATCTCTACTTCGAACTCGCGAATGAACCCCATGACCCTCTCACTCCTCAGGTGTGGAACGAGTATGTCCGTAAGGCCATAACACTCATCAGGAACACCGGGGGAGGCAACGCGAACCGGATCGTAGTGGTACCCGTACCCATCCGAATTCATACATACATAAGTCTCGATCTTTCCACCGGTCGTGCATGGGACCACGTGAGTGGCATCAAGGAACTCATCCTTCCCGCTCCTGAGGAGGATCCACATCTCATGATCTCGTTCCACTACTACGACCCGGGGGCATTCACCTTTCAGGGAGAGGCCTACACTCCCGATCTTGCTCGTACCACCCAGAAGCAGATCGGGAATACATGGGACAACACCGAAAGGCAGAAGCGACTCATCCAGAGAGACTTCGATTTCATAATGCAGTGGGCTCGAGAAATGAGACGGCCGGTGATCCTGGGAGAATTCGGGGTCACCGGCTACGCCGATGTGGAATCGCGCAGGAAGTGGATTTCCTGTGTGAGGGAAGAGGCGGAGAAGAGGGGCATGGTGTGGATCTTTTGGGGGTTCTCCGACTTCGGGTCGTTCGGCTTCCTCTACAACCAGAGGTACCGTTACTGGAACAGGGAACTCCTCACCGCACTCATACCCTCCACGTCCGTACACGTACCTTCCGAGAGTGAGATCGACTCCCTCATCTCTCAGCTTGAAGACCCGGAATGGATGGTACGGAAAGAAGCTGCCCTTATCCTCATGAGCCTTGGCCCCGGAGCACATGTCGCAGTGCCAACTCTCACACGTAGCCTGGAAGACGAGGCATGGCAGGTGAGGAAGGCGGTAGCCGACGCCCTCACGACGATCAGAGCCGCGAGTCCTGGGGTGATCGAGGCCCTCATCGAAAGACTCCACGAGGAGGAGTGGCAGGTGTGCGAGGCCGCAGCCCGGGCACTGGGGGCCCTTGGGAGTGGAGCTTCTTCAGCCGTCCCCGCCTTGATGGAAGCCCTTACTGACGAGGAGTGGCAGGTCTGCGCCGCCGTCTCTGCACTGGGGAGGATGGAAGACGAGGCTCGATCCGCCGTGCCCCTGCTTTTGGAACTCTTGTACCATGAGGAATGGCTGGTGAGGAGAGAAGCAGTGCAGGCGCTCGCCCGGATCGCTCCCGATGATCCGGAAGTCATGAACGCTCTCAACCGGATGATTCGCGATCCCGAACCCTATGTCTCCACTGCCGACCTGCTCGCATCAGGAAAAAGAGAAAGGCCATACGTGTTGGATGAGAGCCACCCTGGGAAACCATAG
- a CDS encoding DUF2335 domain-containing protein: MPGAAERILTLAEEEARHRRELERRLVEASVQASRWGQILAFLIAMVSLGAVILSVLLEQVAGAIAPAILAITSLVATFVGSRREE; the protein is encoded by the coding sequence TTGCCTGGGGCGGCGGAGCGCATCCTCACCCTCGCAGAGGAGGAGGCCCGCCACAGGCGGGAGCTCGAGCGAAGGCTCGTGGAGGCGAGCGTCCAGGCGTCCCGGTGGGGCCAGATCCTCGCCTTCCTCATCGCCATGGTGAGCCTGGGCGCCGTGATCCTCTCGGTCCTCCTCGAGCAGGTGGCGGGAGCCATCGCCCCCGCCATCCTTGCCATCACCAGCCTCGTCGCCACCTTCGTGGGTTCGCGAAGGGAGGAGTGA